The proteins below come from a single Asanoa ferruginea genomic window:
- a CDS encoding beta-class carbonic anhydrase, whose product MSVTDELLTNAARYADTFDKGELPLPPARNVAVVACMDARLNPYGLLGLSEGDAHVIRNAGGVVTADQLRSLAISQRLLGTTEIILIHHTDCGMLTFSDDAFKAAIQAETGQKPAWAAEAFSDLDEDVRQSIRRIQADPFIPVKDSVRGFVYDVHTGALREVK is encoded by the coding sequence ATGAGCGTCACTGACGAACTGCTCACCAACGCCGCCCGCTATGCCGACACCTTCGACAAGGGCGAACTGCCACTGCCCCCGGCCCGCAACGTGGCCGTGGTGGCCTGCATGGACGCCCGGCTCAACCCATACGGGCTGCTCGGCCTCAGCGAGGGCGACGCACACGTGATCCGCAACGCCGGCGGCGTGGTCACCGCCGACCAGCTCCGCAGCCTCGCGATCAGCCAGCGGCTGCTGGGCACCACCGAGATCATCCTTATCCACCACACCGACTGCGGGATGCTGACCTTCAGCGACGACGCGTTCAAGGCCGCGATCCAGGCCGAGACCGGGCAGAAGCCGGCCTGGGCGGCGGAGGCGTTCTCCGACCTCGACGAAGACGTCCGCCAGTCGATCCGGCGCATCCAGGCCGACCCGTTCATCCCGGTCAAGGATTCGGTGCGCGGCTTCGTCTACGACGTGCACACCGGCGCGCTGCGCGAGGTCAAGTAA
- a CDS encoding DUF4395 domain-containing protein: protein MWRNLFSFPNPVNEVSARLVAGGVVVLAAVTLIFDLRWLAVAIAYGFLARVATGPTLSPLGQLVTRVVTPLLPVAAKPVPGPPKRFAQGMGAVITTTAAVLWAGFGLATAGKVLIGLVIVAAVLESVFAFCIGCKVFALLMRANLIPESVCEQCNDIRAPRSQPLAS from the coding sequence ATGTGGCGCAACCTGTTCAGCTTCCCGAACCCCGTCAACGAGGTCTCGGCGCGCCTGGTCGCGGGCGGCGTCGTGGTCCTGGCGGCCGTCACCCTGATCTTCGACCTGCGGTGGCTGGCGGTCGCCATCGCATACGGGTTCCTGGCCCGGGTGGCGACCGGTCCGACGCTCTCGCCGCTCGGGCAACTGGTCACCCGGGTCGTCACGCCGCTGCTGCCGGTCGCGGCCAAACCGGTTCCCGGGCCGCCGAAACGCTTCGCGCAGGGCATGGGCGCCGTCATCACCACGACGGCGGCGGTCCTCTGGGCCGGCTTCGGGCTGGCCACCGCCGGCAAGGTCCTGATCGGGCTCGTCATCGTGGCGGCGGTCCTCGAGTCGGTGTTCGCCTTCTGCATCGGTTGCAAGGTCTTCGCTCTGCTGATGCGGGCCAACCTGATCCCCGAGTCCGTGTGCGAGCAGTGCAACGACATCAGGGCGCCGCGCAGCCAGCCCCTCGCCTCGTGA
- a CDS encoding alpha/beta fold hydrolase: protein MTGYVEVVGLRTWHEVSGEGDPLVLLHGGFVGASSFFAQVPALVEAGYRVHVPERRGHAHTPDVEGPVSYSVMADDMVAYLEQEVGAPAHLVGWSDGAVVALLVARRRPDLVARMVLIGQYYNSSGRVAGEELVAYLNSPEAITFLRRAYDPVSPDGPDHFPVVHAKMMHMIATEPEIPLDTLAGITAPTLVLQGDRDEVTVEHSLAVVAALPEARLAVLPGTHTLPLERPELVNPLIVTFLRGTDPAPDWDAFTG, encoded by the coding sequence ATGACGGGCTATGTCGAGGTGGTCGGGCTGCGCACGTGGCACGAGGTATCCGGTGAGGGCGATCCGCTCGTCCTGCTGCACGGCGGTTTCGTCGGTGCGTCCTCGTTCTTCGCTCAGGTCCCGGCGCTCGTCGAGGCCGGCTACCGGGTCCATGTCCCCGAGCGCCGCGGGCACGCACACACGCCGGATGTCGAGGGTCCGGTGAGTTACTCGGTGATGGCCGACGACATGGTCGCCTATCTGGAGCAGGAAGTCGGCGCGCCGGCTCACCTCGTCGGGTGGAGCGATGGGGCGGTGGTCGCGCTGCTGGTGGCCCGGCGCCGTCCGGACCTGGTGGCACGGATGGTGCTGATCGGCCAGTACTACAACTCCTCCGGCCGGGTCGCCGGCGAAGAACTGGTGGCCTACCTCAACTCGCCCGAGGCGATCACGTTCCTGCGCCGGGCCTACGACCCTGTTTCGCCGGACGGTCCCGACCACTTCCCGGTCGTGCACGCCAAGATGATGCACATGATCGCCACCGAGCCCGAGATCCCACTGGACACATTGGCCGGCATCACGGCACCGACCCTGGTGCTGCAAGGCGACCGCGACGAGGTCACCGTCGAACACTCGCTGGCCGTCGTCGCCGCGCTGCCCGAGGCACGCCTGGCGGTGCTACCGGGCACGCACACCCTCCCGCTCGAGCGCCCAGAACTCGTCAATCCGCTGATCGTCACGTTCCTGCGTGGCACCGATCCAGCTCCGGACTGGGATGCCTTCACCGGCTGA
- a CDS encoding aldo/keto reductase, translating into MTPHITLNNGVQMPVLGFGVFQVPAEQTEQVVTDALAAGYRSIDTAASYGNEEAVGRAIADSGIPRDELFVTTKMWIQHTGEDTAKREFDRSLRRLGLDYLDLYLIHQPMGDYYSSWRAMQKLHREGLIRAIGVSNFYPDRLVDLIEHNDVAPAVNQVETHPFFQRRADQEVMREHGGVRIESWGPFAEGRNDLFTNPALVEIGGAHGRSVAQVVLRWLIQRDVIVIPKSVRQERMAENLDVFDFELTDDEMSRIAGLDTGASAFFDHRDPAMVKWLGGRRVD; encoded by the coding sequence GTGACCCCACACATCACCCTCAACAACGGCGTTCAGATGCCGGTCCTCGGGTTCGGTGTCTTCCAGGTGCCGGCGGAGCAGACCGAGCAGGTCGTCACCGACGCCCTCGCCGCGGGCTACCGGTCGATCGACACCGCCGCCTCCTACGGCAACGAGGAAGCGGTCGGCCGCGCCATCGCCGACAGCGGCATCCCTCGCGACGAGCTGTTCGTCACGACCAAGATGTGGATCCAGCACACGGGAGAGGACACCGCGAAGCGGGAGTTCGACCGATCGCTGCGCCGGCTCGGCCTGGACTACCTGGACCTTTATCTCATCCATCAGCCGATGGGCGACTACTACAGCTCCTGGCGGGCGATGCAGAAGCTGCACCGCGAGGGTTTGATCAGGGCGATCGGGGTGTCCAACTTCTACCCGGACCGGCTCGTGGATCTGATCGAGCACAACGACGTCGCGCCGGCGGTCAACCAGGTCGAGACGCACCCCTTCTTCCAGCGCCGGGCCGACCAGGAAGTCATGCGCGAACACGGCGGCGTACGCATCGAGTCCTGGGGTCCCTTCGCCGAAGGCCGCAACGACCTGTTCACCAACCCGGCTTTGGTGGAGATCGGCGGTGCGCACGGCAGGTCGGTCGCCCAGGTCGTGCTGCGCTGGCTCATCCAGCGTGACGTCATCGTCATCCCTAAGTCGGTGCGCCAGGAGCGGATGGCGGAGAACCTCGACGTCTTCGACTTCGAACTCACCGACGACGAGATGTCCCGGATCGCCGGCCTGGACACGGGCGCGTCGGCCTTCTTCGACCACCGCGACCCGGCGATGGTGAAGTGGCTCGGCGGCCGGCGCGTCGACTGA
- a CDS encoding glycoside hydrolase family 3 protein yields MDYRKLAESLDLPAKVRLLTGASVFTLAPEPAVGLGEVRMSDGPTGVRGLTFAGGPVVALLPNATLLASAWSADTAYEVGRLLAEEAMAQGIHVVLGPTINLHRSPLGGRLFEAYSEDPLLTGKLAAAYVRGMQDSGVGACLKHLIANESETDRTTVDSVVDEATLRELYLLPFEIAVAEADAWSVMAAYNDVNGVPATEQDHVVNGILKGEWAYPGLVVSDWFATKSAAPAANGGLDLVMPGPDGPWGDALVAAVEAGEVTSSVVDDHVARLLRLADRVGALGSLRTRPAALPAPDSPARREQLTRLAAAGMTVLTNRDEVLPLAGDARVALIGRHAVETICMGGGSAQVNPPYQVSVADALTGATVTDGVEVRSRPVPARAGFLPDLRFTIRGADGAVLDERVASGSSIVAGFDDGLAGQIATISVQARFAVGGEIEVGAIGAGSWRLRVGALDVAYDLVVPPGGFGVEVLAPPVATSRVPVVAGDLLEGVVTLDPSGPMGSVGRFGIVARPAPRDPDEVIADAVAAAAAADVAVVVVGLTEEQETEAVDKHTLRLPGRQDDLVFAVAGAAARTVVVVNAATPVLMPWREQVDAILWAGLPGQEGGHAVAAALTGAIEPAGRLVTTFPAADGASPAWSVTPVDGKLPYTEGTFIGYRGHHAGRAPAPAFWFGHGLGYATWSYSDARWSHPSVSVTVTNTGTRPSREVVQVYFAPSEPDQPVRLVGWAAAEAAPGESVPVTVDCDTRLWRRWDGAGWATLTGGTLLVARGLGDIRATLPLTP; encoded by the coding sequence ATGGACTACCGGAAGCTCGCGGAATCGCTCGACCTGCCCGCGAAAGTGCGGCTGCTGACGGGTGCCAGCGTGTTCACGCTCGCGCCGGAGCCGGCCGTCGGCCTGGGCGAGGTGCGAATGTCCGACGGACCGACGGGGGTACGCGGGCTCACCTTCGCCGGCGGCCCGGTGGTGGCGCTGCTGCCCAACGCCACCCTCCTCGCGTCGGCCTGGAGCGCGGACACCGCCTACGAGGTCGGTCGGCTGCTCGCCGAGGAGGCGATGGCGCAAGGCATCCACGTGGTCCTCGGTCCGACGATCAACCTGCACCGGTCGCCGCTTGGCGGGCGGCTCTTCGAGGCCTACTCCGAAGATCCGTTGTTGACCGGCAAGCTGGCCGCCGCCTACGTCCGCGGCATGCAGGACAGCGGCGTCGGCGCCTGTCTCAAGCACCTGATCGCCAACGAGTCGGAGACCGACCGCACCACTGTCGACAGCGTCGTCGACGAGGCCACGCTGCGCGAGCTCTACCTGCTGCCGTTCGAGATCGCCGTCGCGGAGGCGGACGCCTGGTCGGTGATGGCCGCCTACAACGACGTCAACGGCGTGCCGGCGACCGAGCAGGACCACGTCGTCAACGGCATCCTCAAGGGGGAGTGGGCCTACCCGGGGCTGGTCGTCTCCGACTGGTTCGCCACCAAGAGCGCCGCGCCGGCCGCCAACGGCGGGCTCGACCTGGTGATGCCCGGCCCTGACGGTCCGTGGGGTGACGCGCTGGTGGCCGCCGTCGAGGCCGGCGAGGTCACCTCGTCGGTCGTCGACGATCATGTGGCCCGGCTGCTCCGGCTCGCCGACCGGGTCGGTGCGCTCGGCTCGCTCCGCACCAGGCCTGCGGCCCTGCCGGCGCCCGACAGTCCGGCCCGGCGGGAGCAGTTGACGCGGCTGGCGGCGGCCGGGATGACCGTGCTGACCAACCGCGACGAGGTGCTGCCGCTGGCCGGTGACGCGCGGGTCGCGCTGATCGGCCGGCACGCGGTCGAGACCATCTGCATGGGCGGCGGCTCGGCCCAGGTCAACCCGCCCTACCAGGTCAGCGTCGCCGACGCGTTGACCGGCGCGACGGTGACCGACGGGGTGGAGGTGCGGTCGCGGCCGGTGCCGGCGCGGGCCGGTTTCCTGCCCGATCTCCGGTTCACCATCCGCGGCGCCGACGGCGCGGTGCTCGACGAGCGGGTGGCCAGCGGGTCGTCGATCGTGGCGGGCTTCGACGACGGGCTGGCCGGCCAGATCGCCACGATCTCGGTGCAGGCCCGGTTCGCCGTGGGCGGCGAGATCGAGGTGGGCGCGATCGGCGCGGGCTCGTGGCGGTTGCGGGTGGGTGCACTCGATGTGGCGTACGACCTGGTGGTGCCCCCAGGCGGCTTCGGCGTCGAGGTCCTGGCACCGCCGGTCGCGACCAGCCGCGTGCCGGTCGTGGCCGGCGACCTGCTGGAAGGCGTGGTCACCCTCGACCCGTCGGGCCCGATGGGCAGCGTGGGCCGGTTCGGCATCGTGGCCCGCCCGGCGCCCCGCGACCCCGACGAGGTGATCGCCGACGCGGTGGCCGCCGCGGCCGCGGCCGACGTGGCGGTGGTCGTCGTCGGCCTCACCGAGGAGCAGGAGACCGAAGCGGTCGACAAGCACACCCTGCGGCTGCCCGGCCGGCAGGACGACCTGGTCTTCGCCGTCGCCGGTGCGGCAGCGCGGACCGTGGTCGTGGTGAACGCGGCGACACCGGTGCTGATGCCCTGGCGCGAGCAGGTCGACGCGATCCTCTGGGCCGGCCTGCCCGGCCAGGAGGGCGGGCACGCCGTGGCGGCGGCGCTGACCGGCGCCATCGAGCCGGCGGGCCGGCTGGTCACCACGTTCCCGGCCGCCGACGGCGCGAGCCCGGCCTGGTCGGTGACCCCGGTCGACGGCAAGCTGCCCTACACCGAGGGCACCTTCATCGGCTACCGGGGCCACCACGCGGGCCGGGCACCCGCGCCGGCGTTCTGGTTCGGGCACGGGCTCGGCTACGCGACCTGGTCCTACAGCGACGCCCGCTGGTCGCACCCGAGCGTCTCGGTCACCGTGACCAACACCGGAACGAGGCCCAGCCGCGAGGTGGTGCAGGTCTACTTCGCACCGTCCGAACCGGACCAGCCGGTGCGGCTGGTGGGCTGGGCCGCGGCGGAGGCGGCGCCGGGTGAGTCGGTGCCGGTCACGGTGGACTGCGACACCCGCCTCTGGCGCCGCTGGGACGGCGCTGGCTGGGCGACGCTGACCGGCGGCACGTTGCTGGTCGCCCGCGGCCTGGGCGACATCCGCGCCACGCTGCCACTGACGCCGTAA
- a CDS encoding aldo/keto reductase, whose product MDTRTLGDSGLDVSAIGLGCMGLSHAFGPPVDDRVGIDLIRAAVDRGITFFDTAQMYGPFVNEELVGQALAPLRDQVVIATKFGFAFDGNRTGGLNSRPEHIKASVEDSLRRLGVDHIDLLYQHRVDPEVPIEDVAGAVRELIAAGTVKHFGLSEAGVDVIRRAHAVQPVAALQSEYSLWWREPEERILPTLIELGIGFVPFSPLGKGFLTGAITSDTAFDDTDVRNTLPRFTAQARAANQDLVDLLTTIAARKGATNAQVALAWLLAQHPSIVPIPGTTKLHRLHENSGAVDVDLTPEDLKELTAAADRVEILGERYPEHMQRMINR is encoded by the coding sequence GTGGACACTCGTACCCTTGGCGACAGCGGTTTGGACGTTTCGGCTATCGGGCTGGGCTGCATGGGGCTCAGCCACGCCTTCGGGCCGCCGGTTGACGATCGGGTCGGCATCGACCTCATCCGCGCGGCCGTCGACCGGGGCATAACCTTCTTCGACACCGCGCAGATGTACGGCCCGTTCGTCAACGAAGAGCTTGTCGGTCAAGCCCTGGCACCCCTGCGCGATCAGGTGGTTATCGCGACCAAGTTCGGGTTCGCCTTCGACGGCAACCGGACCGGCGGCCTGAACAGCCGGCCCGAGCACATCAAGGCCTCCGTTGAGGACTCCCTTCGGCGGCTGGGCGTCGACCACATCGACCTGCTCTACCAGCACCGCGTCGATCCTGAGGTGCCGATCGAAGATGTGGCCGGCGCGGTGCGCGAGCTGATCGCGGCCGGCACGGTCAAGCATTTCGGCCTGTCCGAGGCCGGCGTCGACGTCATCCGCCGCGCGCATGCCGTGCAGCCGGTCGCCGCGCTGCAGAGCGAATACTCCCTGTGGTGGCGCGAGCCCGAGGAGCGGATCCTGCCGACGCTGATCGAGCTCGGCATCGGGTTCGTGCCGTTCAGCCCGCTCGGCAAGGGCTTCCTGACCGGGGCGATCACGAGCGACACGGCGTTCGACGACACGGACGTGCGCAACACCCTTCCGCGGTTCACCGCGCAGGCCCGTGCGGCCAACCAGGACCTGGTCGACCTGCTGACCACCATCGCCGCCCGCAAGGGTGCCACCAACGCGCAGGTCGCGCTGGCCTGGTTGCTCGCCCAGCACCCGTCGATCGTGCCCATCCCCGGCACGACGAAGCTCCACCGCTTGCACGAGAACAGCGGCGCGGTCGACGTCGACCTCACGCCCGAAGACCTGAAGGAGCTCACCGCTGCCGCTGACCGGGTCGAGATCCTGGGGGAGCGCTACCCCGAGCACATGCAGCGAATGATCAACCGATAG
- a CDS encoding LUD domain-containing protein, with protein sequence MTSFTEPASAERLERAAAALTAHNFAVEILDDVAAARARVKELVPEGASVFTGASETLRRSGIEEDIASSGRYDPVKGRTVAMDRATTARDIWAMISSPDVILGSVHAVTETGSLVAGSASGGQLPGYAGGAGHAIWIVGAQKVVPDLSTALRRLEEHCLPLENGRAMEVYGQPSALNRILILNAEPQPGRGTVLLLREAIGF encoded by the coding sequence ATGACATCTTTCACCGAGCCGGCGTCCGCCGAGCGTCTGGAGCGGGCAGCCGCCGCCTTGACCGCCCACAACTTCGCCGTCGAGATCCTCGACGACGTCGCCGCCGCGCGCGCCCGCGTCAAAGAGCTGGTTCCCGAGGGTGCCAGTGTGTTCACCGGGGCCAGTGAGACGCTGCGCCGGTCGGGCATCGAGGAGGACATCGCGAGCAGCGGGCGCTACGACCCGGTCAAGGGCCGCACGGTGGCCATGGACCGCGCCACCACCGCCCGCGACATCTGGGCGATGATCTCCAGCCCCGACGTGATCCTGGGCAGCGTCCACGCGGTCACCGAGACCGGCTCCCTCGTCGCGGGCTCGGCCAGCGGCGGCCAACTACCCGGCTACGCCGGCGGTGCCGGCCACGCGATCTGGATCGTCGGTGCGCAGAAGGTGGTGCCCGACCTGAGCACCGCCCTGCGCCGCCTCGAGGAACACTGCCTCCCGCTGGAAAACGGCCGGGCGATGGAGGTGTACGGCCAGCCGAGCGCGCTCAACCGCATCCTCATCCTCAACGCCGAACCCCAACCGGGTCGCGGCACCGTCCTGCTCCTGCGCGAAGCCATCGGATTCTGA
- the sigJ gene encoding RNA polymerase sigma factor SigJ: MGAVISERRQLINIAYRLLGSLSEAEDAVQEAYARWYALTPQDRAAIESPGAWLTTVASRICLNVLGSARVRRESYVGDWIPEPLPDSTIVDPADRVTLDESVGMAFLVVLESMTPAERVAFILHDVFGYSFAEVADVVGRTPAACRQLASSARRKTRAAAAPTTPAARQAATVKAFKKAWEAQDIDALVGLLDPDATATGDGGGLAVTFVDPIVGAEEIARAWVGIAQRTPSDMTFLERTVNGQPGVVAQQAGVTVTVFAFEVAGDRIRHIWVIRNPEKLRPWIR, encoded by the coding sequence ATGGGTGCGGTGATCAGTGAGCGACGGCAGTTGATCAACATCGCCTACCGGCTGTTGGGCTCGCTGTCCGAGGCGGAAGACGCGGTGCAGGAGGCCTATGCCCGCTGGTATGCCCTGACACCGCAGGACCGGGCGGCCATCGAGTCGCCCGGCGCCTGGCTGACCACGGTCGCCAGCCGCATCTGCCTCAACGTGCTCGGCTCGGCGCGGGTCAGACGGGAGAGCTACGTGGGCGACTGGATCCCCGAACCGCTGCCCGACAGCACCATCGTCGACCCGGCCGACCGGGTCACCCTCGACGAGTCGGTCGGCATGGCGTTCCTCGTGGTGCTCGAGTCGATGACCCCGGCCGAGCGGGTCGCGTTCATCCTCCACGACGTCTTCGGCTACTCCTTCGCCGAAGTCGCTGACGTCGTCGGTCGCACGCCGGCGGCCTGCCGCCAACTGGCCTCGTCGGCCCGCCGGAAGACCCGCGCCGCGGCGGCTCCCACGACCCCGGCCGCCCGGCAGGCCGCCACCGTCAAGGCTTTCAAGAAGGCCTGGGAGGCCCAGGACATCGACGCCCTCGTCGGCCTGCTCGACCCCGACGCCACCGCGACCGGCGACGGCGGCGGCCTGGCCGTCACCTTCGTGGACCCGATCGTCGGCGCCGAGGAGATCGCGCGGGCCTGGGTCGGGATCGCACAGCGGACGCCCAGCGACATGACGTTCCTGGAACGCACGGTCAACGGCCAGCCCGGCGTGGTGGCACAACAGGCCGGCGTCACGGTCACGGTGTTCGCGTTCGAGGTCGCGGGCGACCGGATCAGGCACATCTGGGTGATCCGCAACCCGGAGAAGCTGCGGCCCTGGATACGGTGA
- a CDS encoding DNA glycosylase AlkZ-like family protein yields MTVHRLSARDARRIAVRAQLLDRNRPESMHDVVRHLTFLQADLTAAVAPNADLVLWSRLGSDYDPAELVDALDRHRLVELLGMIRPREDIALYRAEMAEWTGPDDPDDWRQLRKEWVRVNDAYRRDILARLDIDGPLPQSALPNTCAVPWSSSGWNNDRNRAMMLLAMARRGEIAVAGRDGREQLWDLATRIYPDDVTPAGEAQLIRAARRLRALGIARARANDLGEAGEPAVVEGLRGTWRVDPAQLDQPFAGRAALLSPLDRLVFDRKRMTDLFAFDYTLEMYKPAAKRRWGYFALPILYGDRLVGKLDATADRKARVLRVDAIHRDVPFTAAMTRAVDAEIRDLAHWLRLALDVPG; encoded by the coding sequence GTGACCGTGCACCGGCTGTCCGCGCGCGACGCGCGACGCATCGCCGTGCGGGCGCAACTCCTCGACCGCAACCGGCCCGAGTCGATGCACGATGTCGTGCGGCACCTGACCTTCCTGCAAGCCGACCTCACCGCAGCGGTCGCGCCCAACGCCGATCTCGTGCTGTGGAGCCGGCTCGGTTCCGATTACGACCCGGCCGAGCTGGTCGACGCCCTCGACCGCCACCGGCTCGTCGAGCTGCTCGGCATGATCCGGCCCCGGGAAGACATCGCCCTCTACCGGGCGGAGATGGCCGAGTGGACCGGGCCCGACGACCCCGACGACTGGCGGCAGCTACGCAAGGAGTGGGTACGCGTCAATGACGCGTACCGCCGCGACATCCTGGCGAGGCTCGACATCGACGGGCCACTGCCGCAGTCGGCCCTGCCCAACACGTGCGCGGTCCCGTGGAGTTCGTCGGGGTGGAACAACGACCGCAACCGCGCCATGATGCTGCTGGCGATGGCGCGGCGCGGCGAGATCGCCGTGGCGGGCCGCGACGGCCGGGAGCAACTCTGGGATCTGGCGACCCGGATCTACCCCGACGACGTCACGCCCGCCGGCGAGGCACAGCTGATCCGCGCCGCCCGGCGGCTGCGTGCTCTGGGCATCGCCCGGGCGCGGGCCAACGACCTCGGCGAGGCCGGCGAGCCCGCGGTCGTCGAGGGCCTCCGCGGCACCTGGCGGGTCGATCCGGCCCAGCTCGACCAGCCGTTCGCCGGCCGGGCGGCGCTGCTCTCGCCGCTCGACCGGCTGGTCTTCGACCGCAAGCGGATGACCGACCTGTTCGCGTTCGACTACACGCTGGAGATGTATAAGCCCGCCGCCAAGCGCCGCTGGGGCTATTTCGCGCTGCCGATCCTCTACGGCGACCGCCTGGTCGGCAAGCTCGACGCGACCGCCGACCGCAAGGCCCGGGTGCTGCGGGTCGACGCGATCCACCGCGACGTGCCGTTCACGGCCGCGATGACCCGGGCCGTCGACGCCGAGATCCGCGACCTGGCCCACTGGCTGCGGCTGGCCCTCGACGTTCCTGGCTAG
- a CDS encoding aromatic amino acid lyase — translation MSPGPTVDLDGAGLRSRDVETIARGGAEVRVTDAGWGRIAAAADSARQLAGAPVYGRTTAVGANKHTPATGGNGLRLLRSHAAGAGSPMPADQARAMLAVRVNQLAAGGAGIHPRVVAALVDALNQRLTPPARRIGAIGTGDLTALATTGLCLLGERPWQGGAMPPVDIDDADALPLISSSAATIGAAALAWCDADRLLRAMVTVAALSMAAVDASPEPFAAAVQAANPFPGQARVAALVRGLTESWTPPARRVQDSYAYRALPQVHGTALDAADRLDAVLTVALNAAAENPLVDTAGPLHNGNFHTAALAAATDALCSALAQTTALSAARLASLVDPQTTGLRAFLAAGPEDSSGVMILEYVAHSALADLRGQAGGAVAAASGGVLSLGAEEHASFATQSVTRLAAGLDAAAVVVACELVAATRAVRQRGSRLPATLATAADRLPADDADRSLEPDLDTAIALLPGLADQG, via the coding sequence GTGAGCCCGGGTCCCACCGTCGACCTCGACGGCGCCGGCCTGCGGTCGCGCGACGTCGAGACGATCGCCCGCGGCGGCGCCGAGGTGCGGGTCACCGACGCCGGCTGGGGCCGGATCGCCGCGGCCGCCGACTCCGCCCGGCAGCTCGCCGGTGCACCGGTCTATGGCCGCACCACGGCCGTCGGCGCCAACAAACACACGCCGGCGACCGGAGGCAACGGGCTGCGGCTGCTGCGCAGTCACGCCGCCGGCGCCGGATCACCCATGCCGGCCGACCAGGCCCGCGCGATGCTCGCCGTCCGGGTCAACCAGCTCGCGGCGGGCGGAGCCGGCATCCACCCGCGGGTCGTCGCCGCACTGGTCGACGCGCTGAACCAGCGACTCACCCCACCGGCCCGCCGGATCGGTGCGATCGGCACCGGCGACCTGACCGCGCTCGCCACCACCGGCCTGTGCCTGCTCGGCGAGCGACCGTGGCAGGGCGGCGCGATGCCACCGGTCGACATCGACGACGCCGACGCGCTGCCGTTGATCAGCAGCAGCGCGGCGACCATCGGCGCGGCGGCGTTGGCGTGGTGCGACGCCGACCGGCTGCTGCGGGCGATGGTCACCGTCGCGGCCCTGTCGATGGCGGCGGTCGACGCCTCGCCGGAGCCGTTCGCCGCCGCGGTCCAGGCTGCGAACCCGTTTCCTGGCCAGGCGCGGGTGGCGGCGCTGGTGCGCGGCCTGACCGAGAGCTGGACCCCGCCGGCCCGCAGGGTGCAGGACTCCTACGCGTATCGGGCGTTGCCGCAGGTGCACGGCACGGCCCTGGACGCCGCCGACCGGCTGGACGCCGTGCTCACGGTCGCGCTCAACGCCGCGGCCGAGAACCCGCTCGTCGACACCGCCGGCCCCCTGCACAACGGCAACTTCCACACCGCGGCGCTGGCCGCGGCCACCGACGCGCTCTGCAGCGCGCTCGCGCAGACCACCGCTCTGTCGGCGGCCCGCCTCGCGAGCCTGGTCGACCCGCAGACGACGGGATTGCGCGCGTTCCTCGCCGCCGGCCCCGAGGACAGCTCGGGCGTGATGATCCTGGAGTACGTCGCACACAGCGCCCTCGCCGACCTGCGCGGCCAAGCCGGCGGTGCGGTCGCGGCGGCTTCCGGCGGCGTGCTGTCGCTGGGCGCCGAGGAGCACGCGAGCTTCGCGACCCAGTCGGTGACCCGGCTCGCCGCCGGGCTCGACGCGGCCGCCGTGGTCGTCGCCTGCGAGCTGGTGGCGGCGACGCGGGCCGTGCGGCAACGGGGCAGCCGGCTACCCGCCACACTGGCGACGGCCGCCGATCGCCTCCCGGCCGACGACGCGGACCGCAGCCTCGAGCCCGACCTCGACACCGCCATCGCCCTGCTGCCAGGGTTGGCGGACCAGGGTTGA